GAGCAAATAGGCGTCACAAAAGATAAAGGAGTGTTATAGCTTCCAATAGAAACCCTCATACTTATCTCGATTCCAACACTAACCTCTCTTGCAGTTGCATCTAAAATTGTGCTTAAAATTTTCAACTATATCATCTCATATGCTGCAAATCTTTGAATCTTTTGCTTTCTCCCTCGCTTTTCCCTTGCACTCAAGCTTCCAAtttgtgttcttttttttttttttttttgaatttcattTTCTCTGTAATATGGTTAAATATCCGGTATCACTGAACTAttactaaatttaaattttataatgtaacttaaaaaattataaaattactattgaattattttaaaatttttatttaaattattaaaattctctttaaatttaattcacaagttttaaaggAGAAAAGTTATTTAGattcttttaaatttaattcacaaGTTTCAAAGGAGAAAAGttatttagattttaatttataaatttgtgAGGTCGATAGTTATTTTACTAAAAAATTGAAATGTAGAAGAGAGGAAAGCAAAGCTTTTGATTAGTATAAGCGGTACAAATAATTAGGGTGAAGCTAAAAAAATTTTAGGgtagaaattaaattgtaatttttaataacctatatttttataatttttaaaatattaaaatatttttattagttttaaaaattaaataaattttttattatttttaggggtcaaaatataattttacctttactaatatTAAATTTTCTAAAGGACCTAAACATATTTACTTGGTTGATTTTTCAGTAGATTAGTTTAACAATATCCTAATGGTGTTAACACAAAGTGTCATAATAAAACACGATTAATACATATTGATAGTTTAAGTATCAGCAAACATTTTTAAAGTacagatataaaattaaatattttatgaaagtaaatatatcataataaaatatatattgataatttaaGTACTGCATTGAATACTTTTAAAGTATAGATACTATATTAAACATTTCATAACGTACaggtataaaaaattaataaggtTGTTAGACaagttaaattattaatttatttttaaaatatttgattattCGTTACAGAAATGAGAAAATGTCTTCTAATAATGAAGACTATtattatcaagaaataaaaaagaattaTTATTTGGCTTTCTTTGTAACCGCGGCCACCTGCTGCCTATCTGCTTTCCACCCAAGTCACCAACTGTCTTCCATGGCTGGACTCTTCTGAAGTTCCCAAACTGCCCTTCCATCCATTTCTTGCCTTTCATCTCCCACAAAACCTATTGCTCGAGCTCCGTTCGATCTGATTTTCAGCTGAAAGGAAGAACCAAGAAGGAAATGGCGACGGCGAAGGCGAAAACGGGACGATCCACGCGACCAACGGCGCCTCCGAAAGAAAACGGCGCGAAGATCGAGGAAGGCCTTAACGTTTTCAAATCCGATGATTTCGACGCCGATGCTTTTGTTCAGTCCAAGTGTTCTCTCGACGACAAGGTTTCTTTGTTCTATTTTCTTTGCGTTTCTTTTTCTTAAAAGGAATCTCAGTTTTTTAACTATGAAACGGTTTCGTTGCTTCCTTTAGGAAATAAGACAATTATGTTCGTATCTGTTGGATTTGAAGAGAGCTTCTGCTGAAGAAATGCGTAAAAGTGTGTATGCTAATTACCCCGCCTTTATACGGTGAGATGTTTTAGCTTTCCTCAACTCTGCTCTGTTATTCTCTTTGTTGTTGCTAAATCAAATTAATTACTAATGCAATTTACTTTTATTTGTTTATTGAAActagaagaaaaaagaaagaaaggagatcATATCGGCATTTCCTCTGCTCTACCTAGTACAATAGTTTTTGTTGTAGTGCTCTCATAAAATTACTGCTTATTTGACCCAATTTCATTTGATTCTTGCTTCTCTTGTTTCAATTAAGGATTCAGTTAGCTAGATCTTGTGAACAAGAAAAACGTCTTTCCCGCCTAACACAAAATCATGTAACGGCACATCCTTTCTTTGGTTCTCAATTCAGTTACTCCCCCAAATCCCTTTCTATCAAAATTCCTATCATTTGTAAACCATCGAGCTTCAATGTAGAGGATGGAATCTTATCCTATCATACTCGATATTTTGAGTagatacatacatgcatatatatatatatatacttcttTGTTCTGAAGAATTAATTCTGAATTGTATATTATCTCTTTAGAAGCATTGATAAAGACAGTTAACATGGCTACATTCATAGAAATtctagaggtgttacatttaaggGTTCATGTTGGGTGGGAAGTTGAACCTTGGCCTGGAATTTTCCAATCAGAAAGGGTTGGGAACTGACCATGAAGTCAAAGTCTCTGAGAGGTTTTGTAAATGGAACTTCTTTTTGTTGGAATCCTCTGAAGGGAAGGAGGAGAGGATTTTGATATCTTTGCTTACTGTTGATGACATTAGTCTTTAGAGGATACTAGCACTGTAGAAATTGAATGGGGTTTGGACTTTTAAGACATTTGGTCTTCTTTCCTGCAGCACATctaaggagatatctgatttagAAGGAGAGCTTTCATCTATAAGAAATTTGCTGTCAACACAAGCAACATTGATTCATAGTTTGGCTGAGGGAGTTCACATAGATTTGTCTTCTCCTAAAGCTTCTGAAGATCCTACAGCTAATGGCATCTTAAATATTGAAGATAGTGAGCCTTCAGATCTGGAGAAATGGTCAGTCGAATTCCCTGATCTCCTGGATGTTTTGTTAGCTGAGAAGAGGGTAGATGAAGCTCTGGCAGCACTTGATGAAGGACAGCATGCGGTAGCCGAAGGGAAGGAAAAAAATTCATTGAGTCCTGAGGCACTTGCATCTCTAGAGACTGCCATTATAGAGCGCAAGCAAAAGTTGGCTGACCAGCTTGCTGAGGCTGCTTGTCAACCCTCTACACATGGTGCTGAACTTCGTGCAGCAATATTAGCTCTTAAAAAGCTTGGTGATGGACCACGTGCTCATACTTTGCTCCTTAATGCACATTTCCAAAGATATCAATATAACATGCTTAGCCTTCACCCATCAAGTACCTCATATGGAGGAGCATATACTGCTGCTCTCTCACAGTTGGTGTTTTCTGCCATTGCTCAAGCTGCTAGCGATTCCATGGGTATTTTTGGTGAGGAACCTTCTTATACTTCGGAGCTTGTAATGTGGGCTACAAAGCAAACAGAGGCTTTTGCCCTTCTTGTTAAAAGACATGCATTGGCTTCTCCAGCAGCTGCTGGTGGTCTAAGGGCTGCTGCAGAATGTGTTCAGATAGCTTTAGGTCATTGCTCATTGTTGGAAGCTCGTGGGTTGGCACTTTGTCCTATGCTTTTGAGACTCTTTAGACCTAGTGTTGAGCAGGCGCTCAACGCTAATCTGAAAAGAATTGAAGAAAGCACTGCAGCTTTGGCTGCTGCTGATGATTGGGTGCTAACCTACCCCCCAGGTGGTACTAGGCAATCTGGCTGGCCCTCTAGTGCATCCCTGGGTAATACAACAATATTTCAACATAAACTTACGAGTAGTGCTCATCGATTCAATTCAATGGTCCAGGTGAaccatttaatttaatataaatatatcttTGTCTTTTGTGTTTGTTGTGGATGAACAAATATTTTTCCTAAGAAGTGGTTCCTTCACATGataattggaaatcaaaatttgCAACATAAAAATGCAGTTAAGATGTTAGCCTTTTGACGCCTAGTGTATTTTTTAACCATTTGATCATGCTGGTTTAGAACTTACTTTGGAATATTTATTTTGTTCCTATGTGGTTTTAATGAGTCTTTACCTCTCTTTAAATGTTTTGGGATTTCTTCTAATGAAAATTCACTGTGCTGTTATTTTTTTTTCCTCCAATACAATCACCCTTTGACATGGTTCCTTGCCTGTTTTCAACAAAGTGTTTCCCAACTGCCTGCCTATCTGTCTCTTGTTTTGGTTGattattatttctcaaatttgatatGTCGAACTGCTAATTAATGTTGTTTGATGCCATTTTCtttgatatgatatttattggtCTTTATTGAGGTGTATTAGTTCATTTCAGCTCCAGTATTATATCTCACTTGGTTAACAGTCAGGGGGTTGTAGATTGATGTTTTATGCACTTCTCTTTGTTCATTTTGTCATCTAATGGGATTTAATCCTTTCATTAATTATGACATCTATTCTGCTTCCTATTGTAGGATTTCTTCGAGGATGTTGGACCACTATTAAGCATGGAGTTGGGAGGGCAAACACTGGAAGGTTTGTTTCGAGTGTTTGACTCGTATGTAAATATGCTCATTAAAGCATTACCCGGTTTGATGGATGAAGAATCGAACTTTGAGGATTCTGGAAATAAAATTGTTCGAATGGCTGAGACTGAGGCCCAACAAATTGCATTGCTAGCAAATGCATCATTGTTGGCAGATGAACTTCTTCCACGAGCTGCCATGAAGCTGTCCCCAAATCTGGCTAGTTACAAGGATGACCAATGTAGAAGAACTTCAGATAGGCAAAACCGTCATCCTGAGCAACGAGAATGGAAGAGGCGCCTTGTGAATTCAGTTGAGAGACTAAAGAATAAGTTTTGTCAACAACATGCCCTAGATCTCATTTTCACAGAAGAGGGTGATAGCCATTTTACTGCAGAAATGTACATTAATATGGATAGTACTACAGATGAGGTGGAATGGTTCCCATCTCTAATATTTCAGGTGATTTTGATGattctttatgtatatatttcagATGAAATACATTTTCTCTTCGTGCTTTGTTTATTTAGTTTGAACAGGTTTCTTAATTTACCACTCAACTTTGcttttaaaatctcatagcaccTTGTTCATAAGGTTATATTTCTTATTTCACACTTCAGATTTTGAAATATTTGTCAATTAATAATAACTGATTTGTATGTCATACTTGATGCAGCTTTTATTCAATGTTTTTAGTATGTTGGTTAGAGAGTTCTCACATGCTGGGAAAAACTGTTGTTTGCTGTAGTTTTGTTCTTGTTTAGGCTTTGTTAATGGCCGTAGTTTATGGTATCATATTTGCAAAATCCTAGTGAATGAGGGAGGAGTCTTGGGAGCTCCATGTAAATACCTGTACAAAATCATGTTTTCTACTAGATTTTGGGTAAACAAAACTACAAGGTAACAAATGGATCTTAGTCTCTTGCTTGCTCATTCTCCTGTTTTTCTATTATTCCTTGATTTTATTTACAGTCTAGGTTTTGTATGTTAGCAAGGGATTCGCTCATTTTTTTATGTGCTTTTTTTCTTCAATATTGTTATCGTTCAGGAACTCTATGCAAAACTAAACAGAATGGCTAGCCTGGCAGCAGATATGTTTGTAGGAAGGGAAAGATTTGCTACATCGCTATTGATGCGGCTCACCGAATCTGTCATCATATGCCTTTCCGAAGATCAAAGCTTTTGGGATGATATTGAGGAAGGACCAAGACCTTTAGGTCCACTTGGATTACAACAGGTATGTATTCTCAATATCTTTCTTCTTccgtttttaaatttatattcaaTTGTTAAAAATCGGACTTCTTTTGTACATGTGCAGCTGTATTTGGATATAAAATTCGTCATAGGCTTTGCTTCCCAAGGTCGCTACCTATCTAGGAATTTGCATAGAGTTGTCAAAGAAATAATCACTAAAGCAATGGCTGCATTTGCTGCTACCGGGATGGATCCAAATAGGTATGCTCTGATagttaattttctttttattatgagTTGTTTTCTCATAATTATTCTCACCCTTAGGCTATACAACTAGAATGCTTGTATATTCTGAATAAATGCGCATAGTGTTGGCAATGGCATCGAAGCATTCTGATTTATATGTTATTGTATGTCAGCGTGCTGCCCAACGACGACTGGTTCGACGAGATATGTCAAGATTCAATGGAAAGATTAAGTGGAAAACCAAAACCCGAGCCCGAGCGGGATCTAAACAGTCCCACCGCCTCGGTTTCAGCGCAATCTATCTCATCTGTTAGATCACATGGGAGTTACTAGCCATTTCTTTAACCTTTGTACATTTGACGGCTGACACAATTGGTAATGGATCTCTCTTTCttcttcgtttttttttttttttgactagTATAATCATTTGTTGAATGTAGTAATATACCTGCATGGTCATAAAGTTGGGGTTCCTTTGATTTTTCTGCATTCATTAGTTGTTGTAAATGTTTGTAATTCTTTTATACAAGTATTATTGGAAATAAATTctgatgaaaaaaaatgaattcaacctctttttatatatatatatatatatatacttattgcAATTTGAGTAGTCCGTTTGATGTTGTAACTAAAATCATACAAAGGAAGGAGGTTAATGTTTTGAAAAATTATGTCAGGATATTTAcacctaatttatttattttatctatacATTTCTAAATTagatccaattcaattatattgaattaaattgattTCAATCTGTAATGATAATGATCTCAAATTAAAGGCAAATTAATTATGCCTTTCATGTATTACCCATATTCTCGTATCACACAATGGCCATTGCCATAGCAGCAAGTGTTGAGCCAAAGTGGTGGTAACATAGTTGCTTATAAGTATACACTATATGTTGTAGTgtaaatgtttaaatatttttggtAGGTGGATGTGTGCCGCACACTCCACATTTTTAGTCACCCTATCAAGCATTCTTATTCTATTGAATCACACCGGCTCTTCATAAAATCAAATTGAAGAGTCTGCCAACTTCTCCCCAAAAAAGTGAATCCCTCAATAATAAGCGAAGTAATGAAGAAAATAAAGGAGGAAAAAATTGTACCTATTGATAGAGACAAATGGACATTATTGAATAAAAAAAGTAGATAGTATTCCCTTCAAATTACGGAATCATAATAAAAAAGTAGAATTTCCAGCTAATTTATTAGCTCCGATGTTTAGATTTTCTAGGGAGTTTGGTGTTTAAGAGCTGCCTCACAACATCTCTCATTGCAGGTCTTCTGCTTGGTTCCTTTTCAGTACATCTCAAAGCTACCAAAACCACATTAATAACCTGCTCCCTCACTTCCCATTCCATCAACTCATCCACAATCCTCGAATCCACGATCCTCTCGATTTCGGTTTCGATTTCGCCGCTCAAAACTGATCTGACCCACCCCACGATATCAGTCTCCCCCATAAATGATGGATCCAATGCCCTCTTCCCGGTTATCAGCTCGAGCAAAACCACCCCATAGCTATACACATCCGCTTCTTTGCTCCATGTTGTTCTGAATGCATTTTCTGTCAAAAACACAACCCCATTTTAATCATTACATGGAATGTCatctttatattaaaaaaaaaaaaagaagttaatTGCACCAGACATACTCGAACtatgatcaaaatttaaaattagtcttcaaattgagtatttaaattaaatatcataattgaatAAACCAAAATTTTCCATTGGTttcattgaatggtttgaacGTTAAATCGCTAGCTAAAACTTGAGATGTAGTATATTCAAATATGTGGATCAAATTGTGAACACATGTGTACCTATTACCTAAACAAATTGGATATGCCGtgataaaatatttacaatttgatCCATATGTTTTAAAAATGCGCTACGTTAAACCAAATTGACATTTAATGCCTATATTGATAATTAAGTTGACAGAAGGACCTGATTGGCTGATTGATTCAATACTAATACTTTAAGGATGCAATTAAAACATTTTAAGGACCAATTTATAATCTAAACAATAGTTTGAGAATGTTTGATGCAATCAACACTTTTAACAAATTTGAATCAAGGTCAAAGTTACTATGCATACCTGGAGCTATATATCCAACCGTGCCCGCAACTACCATAGACGGTTCGGAAGCCACAGACTCATCAAGGAGCTTAGCAATTCCAAAATCGGAGATGTGTGGTTCCATATCGGAGTCAAGGAGGATGTTTTCTGGCTTGATGTCTCGATGAACTATACCGGGATCACAATCATAATGGAGATATTCCAACCCATGAGCCGTTCCTAGTGCTATTCTATACCGAGCACTCCATTTCAGGATTTGTACCTCATTTGTTGTATGATCATTATTATTATGTAAAACATCATGTAGGCTCCCATTTTGCATGTACCTGTATAAGAGTAATCCATAATCTTTTCTCAACCAAAAATCTTCTAATCTCACCAGGTTTCGATGCTTAACTTTCCCAATAGTTTCGATCTCTCGAACCATGCTTTGGTTTCCTCCTTTATGCTTTGCTACATTGATCCTTTTTACAGCAAAATCACTCCCTGGACTCAATGATGCTCTATAAACGACTCCATGTGCTCCTCTGCCGATAATATACCTCTCATTTAAATTCTCGGTAGCTTCCATCACTTTGTTCAATAAGGTCGATGCGCCTTCTTCGACACAGACCTCATGTTCTTGCTTTTTTATCCTGCAGAAAATGAATATCGAAGCCACAACTAGGAGTGCCACAACAAGTAGAGATGAACCGAGGGCTATCATTGCAACTTCCAATTTGGTAAGGCCCCTTTGATTTTTCATTTCATTACAAGGATTAAGGTAATTTCTTGTAGGACAAGTTTCCTCACCTGATGAAAGACAATCAATGCATAACCCGGGATTGCCGAGGAAAGATGATGAGGACAAGTTCATGAAACGCATCATTGTTGTCGGTATCGGACCAGTGAAGTGATTGTAGGAAACATTGACCTCAACCAAGGAATCCATTCCATCAAGAACTGTTAAAGTCCCTGTTAGATTGTTATTAGATAAATCCAATCTAACCAGCTTGAACAGATTTCTTAGCTCCGAGGGAATCTCTCCAGTCAAACTATTGCTGCTCAAATTCAAGCCATAAATCAGATTCTTCATAGCTCCAATCGACGAAGGAATACTACCACCAAATGGATTTCCCCCGAGCTGCAGGTCCGAAAGCATTTCGAGTTCCAACAAGAAAGAAGGAATGCCACCAGTAAATCGGTTTTCACTCAGAATAAGAGTTGACAGCTGTTTCCAGCTCGTCAAAGCATTCGGAATCAAACCATTCAGCGAATTAAACCCCACGTCGAACTCTACCAATCTGCTACAATTTGACAACTGAGATGGCAAAGAACCTTGTAAAAGGTTGTGAGAAACATTCAAAGTCTGAAGATCTGCTAGGTTGCTTAACTCCGAAGGTATAAATCCCGTGAAGCGATTCATGGACAAATTGATAGAAGTAAGGTTTCTACAGTTCCCCAAGCTGGATGGAATTGGACCGGAGATGTCATTTTCACTAATATCCATGTGTACAAGATTTTTATTCTCTGCAAACTCGGGCAGCACACCGTTGAGGTTATTCTGCTTAAGGATCAATCTCCACAGAGTTTTACAGCCTCCGATATCATCGGTTACACTGCCGGTAAGCTGATTTTGACCCAAATTCAACACCCTTAACTTCTTTCCAAAGCAAAGAAATGGAGGGATTGTACCACTGAACATATTGTTTGTGAAATCCAACTGCTGTAAACTAGCATTAATCCCCAAATTCCGAGGTATGACCCCGAAGAAACCATTATCGTACAACGAAATGTTTTTCAATTGCTTGAACTCAGTGATCTCTAAAGGCAATTCCCCTGTTAGGTTGTTCTTATAAACAAGTAAATACTCTAAGCTTGGAATCCTCCAAATACTAATAGGAATCTCACCACTCAAATGGTTCATAAACAACTCAAGATCATTCAACTCACTTAACATCCCTAATTCATTAGGGatttcacctttgagttgattaTCATACAATAATAGCTGTTTCAAAGACTTACATTTCCCAAGCTGAAATGGGATTTCACCATATAAATGGTTTTCAGAAAGATCAAGCTTTGAAAGCTGATCTAATAAGCCTAATGAAGAAGGAATATAACCTGTTAAGTTACTATGTACAATAACCAGCTCAGTCAAGGTGCTACAATTGGCTAACCCTGGTGGTATCCCCCCATTGAAACTATTGAATGATAAATCCAAAACACTCAAATTTTTACACTTGGTAGGACTTGGGATTTCACCATTGAAACTATTGTGACGCAAATACAAATACATTAAGTTTTGGAGATTCATAACACTGGAAGGCAAACCCCCAACAAAATAGTTCCCATCTAAAAAAAGTTCTTGTAGTTTACTACAATTCCCTATTGACTCTGGTATGGTACCTATCAACCCATTATCATACAAATTTAAAGCTACAAGCTCGCTCAAGTTACCAACATTCATAGGTATTGAACCACTCAAGTTGTTATTATTCAAATACACGGACACCAAACCAGTAACATGAAACAATGTTTCTGGTATTTCACCACTCAAGGAATTGGAAAACAAGTTCAAGTAATTCAGCTTTTGCAAGGAATTGAAAGTATTAGGCATTGGTCCAATGAGTTCATTGTTAGACAAATCCAAGTGTTGAAGGGAGCTACAATTGGCCAAAGCTGAGGGTATTGGACCAAAGAACCTATTGTTGCTCAAATCAAGGGTGTTCAAATGGTGTAAAGCACCAATTTGAGGTGGCAATTGGCCTGAAATGGCTAAGTTTGTAAGGTTAAGAGTAAGGACATTATGGGTTTCAGAATCACATTCAACACCAACCCATTTGCATGGATTTGGATCAGAAGCATTCCATGAAGAGGTTAAAGAAGAAGGTAAGGATGACCAGTGAGGTAACAAAGAAAACAGGGTTTCCCCATCAGAATTCAAAGCATAAACAAAAAGACCAGTGTTTTGTTCTAAAAACAAGAAACACAAGAGCAAGGTTAATGGAAAGAGAAAGTTACCTTTCATTATTCTCCTCCAAAGGGTAAGAAGGACATAGATTCTTACCTTTCTTAATGCATACTCTCTCAATATATATACACGCACGTATGTACGAACTGGAGAGTACAGATGGGTGGAAAACTCACCAAGACCAAAGTCCAAGCATTCATTGACCAGCAGCAATTTGAAGTGAAGAGAGACAAGACGATAATAAATACAGagggataatataatttttcGCCCTCAACTTGGCGTCTAGCCCCACattggtttttttcttttttctttttttcacttTTAACACTTGACTAGACAATTTAGTTTATTTTGTACTTTTGGATAAGAAGAATATAAAAGTTTGATCACGtagtattttaaaattatataaattttgatttattttatatcttattatcatttaaaaatcttaaaaactaTATAAATTTTCTGacaataacataatataatcttaaaatatcacatttagtattttaataaataaaccaATAATTGAATCAATCAAAATACTAATTTTGATTGAACCAATTTAATAGGTTTGACTATTAGAGTAacaataagtaattaaataattataaaaattaaaaatattaaatcaattcaatatatttAAGTGTCCATTTTGTTTtaactttttttcaatttttaccaattttaaataatttttatttaatctattTGTTTAAATTGCAATATCTCAGTCCAACTAAtcaatttaattatgttttaataaCATTGATTATATCATTAAATCTTAACAAAATctaattttaaaactaaaatagacctaattatcaaatttaaatattaaagtgAATAAAAAAACAAAGGTAGTTTTCAGTTACCAAAATTATATTATAGGTAATACAGATATTATAGAATTGGGTCATCGTCAGATAGCTGTAGATCATGTCATGTGCGGGGGGCTTAGTGTGAAATGGAAGATACTTGCTTTGCTTTACTATTTTTTCAACGCGGTTTCAGTTTCAAAGTGGCTGTGGGAAACGCAGCTTTTTAGTTATAAAATTAATGAAACACTAGTGTTTTTATAGTCTGTGTAAGGGAGAAGTGACATTACCCTGCACTCTGTAAAACATATTAAATGTCATCCCCCTGCAATTCCATTTTCCATTGTTTGCCACTTGGCAAGCCTCctgcttttctttttttaaagagAAAATTTAGGCAAAGCCGATTcccttttttatgattttaagtcgtattattatttaatttaggcAATCCTTTTTGGTCCCCTTTTTTTTTAACAAGTACATACCAACTTATACAAGATTAGtacaatattttaatattttaaatttattttataattacattTAAAGGTAAAAAAACAATCATTTGATCAAATTATGAAAGAtaactaataattttaaaattaatttttcatatatgtgcaattaaaattattttcttgtatatataatataaacgaaaaatataaataaatctaaaatagtaTATTAAAAAATGTCTCAAAACACATACATGGAATTGAGTTGGATTTAGATAGATTTAACATTGATTTATGTAAAATCAGTGGATGCTGAGAGGGATAGGCCCTTTAAAAAGGTGAGTTAGATGAGTTGTAAAGCTACACAATCATTTATCCACTTAAAGCCAAATCTCTAGATTAttcttattaaatttaaattcttcTATCCTAAAAAAAATTCTTCTAGTAAATTGAGCTTTTCAAGAATCAAAAGATTTATAATTTTGTCATCGCTTACTTCTAGCAAAGGAAAAAAATCTAATTAGACAAGTTtccattatttacatacaactatGTC
The Gossypium arboreum isolate Shixiya-1 chromosome 10, ASM2569848v2, whole genome shotgun sequence genome window above contains:
- the LOC108457822 gene encoding exocyst complex component EXO84B-like, coding for MATAKAKTGRSTRPTAPPKENGAKIEEGLNVFKSDDFDADAFVQSKCSLDDKEIRQLCSYLLDLKRASAEEMRKSVYANYPAFIRTSKEISDLEGELSSIRNLLSTQATLIHSLAEGVHIDLSSPKASEDPTANGILNIEDSEPSDLEKWSVEFPDLLDVLLAEKRVDEALAALDEGQHAVAEGKEKNSLSPEALASLETAIIERKQKLADQLAEAACQPSTHGAELRAAILALKKLGDGPRAHTLLLNAHFQRYQYNMLSLHPSSTSYGGAYTAALSQLVFSAIAQAASDSMGIFGEEPSYTSELVMWATKQTEAFALLVKRHALASPAAAGGLRAAAECVQIALGHCSLLEARGLALCPMLLRLFRPSVEQALNANLKRIEESTAALAAADDWVLTYPPGGTRQSGWPSSASLGNTTIFQHKLTSSAHRFNSMVQDFFEDVGPLLSMELGGQTLEGLFRVFDSYVNMLIKALPGLMDEESNFEDSGNKIVRMAETEAQQIALLANASLLADELLPRAAMKLSPNLASYKDDQCRRTSDRQNRHPEQREWKRRLVNSVERLKNKFCQQHALDLIFTEEGDSHFTAEMYINMDSTTDEVEWFPSLIFQELYAKLNRMASLAADMFVGRERFATSLLMRLTESVIICLSEDQSFWDDIEEGPRPLGPLGLQQLYLDIKFVIGFASQGRYLSRNLHRVVKEIITKAMAAFAATGMDPNSVLPNDDWFDEICQDSMERLSGKPKPEPERDLNSPTASVSAQSISSVRSHGSY
- the LOC108457705 gene encoding receptor-like protein kinase → MKGNFLFPLTLLLCFLFLEQNTGLFVYALNSDGETLFSLLPHWSSLPSSLTSSWNASDPNPCKWVGVECDSETHNVLTLNLTNLAISGQLPPQIGALHHLNTLDLSNNRFFGPIPSALANCSSLQHLDLSNNELIGPMPNTFNSLQKLNYLNLFSNSLSGEIPETLFHVTGLVSVYLNNNNLSGSIPMNVGNLSELVALNLYDNGLIGTIPESIGNCSKLQELFLDGNYFVGGLPSSVMNLQNLMYLYLRHNSFNGEIPSPTKCKNLSVLDLSFNSFNGGIPPGLANCSTLTELVIVHSNLTGYIPSSLGLLDQLSKLDLSENHLYGEIPFQLGKCKSLKQLLLYDNQLKGEIPNELGMLSELNDLELFMNHLSGEIPISIWRIPSLEYLLVYKNNLTGELPLEITEFKQLKNISLYDNGFFGVIPRNLGINASLQQLDFTNNMFSGTIPPFLCFGKKLRVLNLGQNQLTGSVTDDIGGCKTLWRLILKQNNLNGVLPEFAENKNLVHMDISENDISGPIPSSLGNCRNLTSINLSMNRFTGFIPSELSNLADLQTLNVSHNLLQGSLPSQLSNCSRLVEFDVGFNSLNGLIPNALTSWKQLSTLILSENRFTGGIPSFLLELEMLSDLQLGGNPFGGSIPSSIGAMKNLIYGLNLSSNSLTGEIPSELRNLFKLVRLDLSNNNLTGTLTVLDGMDSLVEVNVSYNHFTGPIPTTMMRFMNLSSSSFLGNPGLCIDCLSSGEETCPTRNYLNPCNEMKNQRGLTKLEVAMIALGSSLLVVALLVVASIFIFCRIKKQEHEVCVEEGASTLLNKVMEATENLNERYIIGRGAHGVVYRASLSPGSDFAVKRINVAKHKGGNQSMVREIETIGKVKHRNLVRLEDFWLRKDYGLLLYRYMQNGSLHDVLHNNNDHTTNEVQILKWSARYRIALGTAHGLEYLHYDCDPGIVHRDIKPENILLDSDMEPHISDFGIAKLLDESVASEPSMVVAGTVGYIAPENAFRTTWSKEADVYSYGVVLLELITGKRALDPSFMGETDIVGWVRSVLSGEIETEIERIVDSRIVDELMEWEVREQVINVVLVALRCTEKEPSRRPAMRDVVRQLLNTKLPRKSKHRS